In Anaerobranca californiensis DSM 14826, the genomic window GATAGCTTGATCCCCTTTCATTGATGGGGATGCAAAGGAAGAAAACTTTTTTATTAATCCCTGACTTTTACAGTTAGGACATAATAGTTCATCACCTGTTTCATTCATCTTACATAGATGTTCAGATGTTTTATTGCATTTTGGACACAAAAATTCATAGATAGGCATAGCTTAACCTCCTTTAAAAAACATTTAATAGCCTTTTGTAAAACCCCAAAATTATTGATTTTAAAGGGTTTCACCTTATATATCAGCAGGATTTTCCTCCACTTTTGTTGAATTGTATATTATCCCAAATATTGAAATTCA contains:
- a CDS encoding FmdB family zinc ribbon protein — encoded protein: MPIYEFLCPKCNKTSEHLCKMNETGDELLCPNCKSQGLIKKFSSFASPSMKGDQAIPSCKTNSCCPSCIFDK